A section of the Rhodospirillales bacterium genome encodes:
- a CDS encoding Rrf2 family transcriptional regulator, giving the protein MKSLDFISPIAGRAVSATGVAYLRSETNDGANLKQQANNNVEQFETTSRGRHALTAMIDLTKMQDGRPVPLSEIAARRQISLSYLEQMFAGLRRHALVKSHRGPGGGYRLGMPANSISVAAIMRAVEDSPTAQRNRQQQASRRQANDTCPSSKLWESLNGLIYKMLDRVTLDDVAKNERSGMYEALFKSVLAAKDS; this is encoded by the coding sequence ATGAAAAGCCTCGATTTTATCTCCCCCATTGCAGGACGGGCCGTTTCAGCCACCGGCGTCGCATATTTGCGCAGCGAAACGAACGACGGAGCAAATCTTAAACAACAGGCGAACAATAACGTGGAACAATTTGAAACGACATCGCGCGGGCGCCATGCCCTGACCGCCATGATTGACCTTACGAAAATGCAGGACGGACGGCCGGTACCGTTATCCGAAATCGCGGCGCGGCGTCAGATATCGCTGTCGTATCTTGAGCAGATGTTCGCAGGACTGCGGCGGCACGCGCTGGTCAAAAGCCATCGCGGGCCGGGCGGCGGATACCGTCTGGGCATGCCGGCCAATTCCATTTCCGTCGCGGCGATCATGCGCGCGGTGGAAGACAGTCCGACCGCCCAGCGCAACCGGCAGCAGCAGGCATCGCGTCGACAGGCGAACGATACATGTCCGTCATCCAAATTGTGGGAGTCGCTCAACGGCCTTATCTACAAAATGCTCGACCGCGTAACACTGGACGATGTGGCGAAGAACGAGCGCAGCGGCATGTACGAAGCGCTGTTCAAATCCGTCTTGGCGGCCAAAGACAGCTGA
- a CDS encoding phosphoribosylglycinamide formyltransferase — MKTLRLAVLISGRGSNLQALIDACKKPDYPAEIAVVISNIPDAAGLARAAAAGLPVAVVDHRDFRKAEGFDKAGFETALAQIAEQHATGLVCLAGFMRILGPVFLKRFKDKVINIHPSLLPRHKGLHVHEAVLAAGDTVSGCSVHVVSEGMDEGPVIDQRAVPVHSGDTPEILAARVLEQEHVLYPAVVAQIARGDIVIEGGHITAGRAEKTKNSEKTS; from the coding sequence TTGAAAACCCTGCGGCTCGCGGTTCTGATTTCCGGGCGGGGAAGCAATTTGCAGGCGTTGATCGACGCGTGTAAAAAACCAGACTATCCCGCTGAAATCGCTGTCGTGATCTCCAACATTCCAGATGCGGCGGGGCTTGCGCGCGCCGCGGCGGCAGGCCTTCCGGTGGCCGTCGTCGACCACAGGGATTTCCGCAAGGCGGAAGGATTCGACAAGGCAGGATTCGAGACCGCACTGGCGCAAATCGCCGAACAACACGCGACAGGGCTGGTATGTCTGGCCGGGTTCATGCGCATCCTTGGCCCCGTTTTCCTGAAACGATTCAAGGATAAGGTCATCAATATTCATCCCTCGCTTTTACCCCGGCACAAGGGGTTGCACGTGCACGAGGCGGTGCTGGCGGCGGGCGACACGGTCAGCGGCTGCTCGGTGCACGTGGTCAGCGAAGGCATGGACGAAGGTCCGGTCATCGACCAGAGAGCCGTGCCGGTACATTCCGGCGATACGCCGGAAATACTGGCCGCGCGTGTGCTTGAACAGGAACATGTCCTGTACCCCGCCGTGGTCGCGCAGATCGCGCGCGGCGATATCGTCATCGAGGGCGGGCACATCACCGCCGGACGAGCGGAAAAAACAAAAAACAGTGAAAAAACAAGCTGA
- a CDS encoding phosphoribosylformylglycinamidine cyclo-ligase, with amino-acid sequence MNNKAADAYKQAGVDVDAGNALVEAIKPAAAASRRSGVMAGLGGFGAFFDPRAAGFQDPILVATTDGVGTKLKIAIDTGLHAGIGQDLVAMCVNDLIVQGAEPLFFLDYFATGQLDVAHAATIVNGIAQACQACGCALIGGETAEMPGMYAKGDYDLAGFAVGAVERGRQITGAGIAAGDVVLGLASSGVHSNGFSLVRKIVTGAGARLEDPAPFAGNNRTLAQVLLEPTRLYVTGVLGAIKQGAAIKGLAHITGGGLSENIPRVLPQGLGVRLDASAWPMPPVFKWMAQEGALSEADLARTFNCGIGMVVIVSPGEAKQVADALSAGGESVHTIGQVVQCANDARVIIDNAGQNWMGGS; translated from the coding sequence ATGAATAACAAGGCGGCTGACGCTTATAAACAGGCCGGGGTCGACGTCGACGCCGGCAACGCGCTGGTCGAGGCGATCAAACCCGCAGCGGCGGCCAGCAGGCGAAGCGGCGTCATGGCCGGGCTGGGCGGATTTGGCGCGTTTTTCGACCCGCGCGCGGCCGGGTTTCAGGACCCGATCCTGGTCGCCACCACGGACGGGGTGGGCACCAAGCTGAAAATCGCCATCGATACCGGGCTGCATGCCGGAATCGGGCAGGATCTGGTCGCGATGTGCGTCAACGACCTGATCGTGCAGGGGGCCGAGCCCTTGTTTTTCCTTGATTATTTCGCGACAGGGCAGCTGGATGTCGCGCACGCGGCGACGATCGTCAATGGCATCGCGCAGGCGTGCCAGGCCTGCGGATGCGCGCTGATCGGCGGGGAAACCGCGGAAATGCCAGGCATGTACGCCAAGGGCGATTACGATCTGGCCGGTTTCGCGGTGGGCGCGGTCGAACGCGGAAGACAGATCACCGGCGCCGGTATCGCGGCGGGGGACGTCGTGCTTGGCCTTGCGTCATCCGGGGTGCATTCCAACGGCTTTTCGCTGGTGCGCAAGATCGTGACCGGCGCGGGCGCGCGCCTTGAAGATCCCGCACCCTTCGCCGGCAACAACCGGACACTGGCGCAGGTGCTTTTGGAACCGACGCGGCTGTATGTCACCGGTGTTCTGGGCGCGATCAAACAGGGCGCGGCAATCAAGGGGCTTGCGCATATCACCGGCGGGGGGTTGAGCGAGAATATCCCGCGCGTGCTCCCGCAAGGTCTGGGCGTGCGGCTTGATGCCAGTGCGTGGCCCATGCCCCCGGTTTTCAAATGGATGGCGCAGGAAGGCGCGCTGAGCGAGGCCGATCTGGCGCGAACCTTTAATTGCGGCATCGGCATGGTCGTCATCGTATCACCCGGCGAAGCCAAGCAGGTGGCAGACGCCTTGAGCGCGGGCGGGGAAAGCGTCCATACCATCGGGCAGGTCGTGCAATGCGCGAATGATGCGCGCGTCATCATTGATAATGCAGGACAAAACTGGATGGGTGGATCTTGA
- a CDS encoding 2Fe-2S iron-sulfur cluster binding domain-containing protein: MNIHVTFILADGTQRTLAGETGYSVMEIAREAGIEAIEGACGGSCACATCHVVVDPAWFARTLPEGGIGLEEDDMLELAFYRAPTSRLGCQIVMTEALDGLVVGLPGTALLR, encoded by the coding sequence ATGAACATTCATGTGACCTTCATCCTTGCCGACGGCACGCAGCGCACCCTTGCGGGCGAGACCGGATATTCGGTCATGGAGATCGCGCGCGAAGCCGGGATCGAGGCGATCGAGGGGGCGTGCGGCGGCTCGTGCGCCTGCGCGACCTGTCATGTCGTGGTCGACCCGGCATGGTTCGCGCGCACCCTGCCCGAAGGCGGCATCGGGCTTGAAGAAGACGACATGCTGGAGCTTGCCTTTTACCGCGCGCCGACCTCGCGGCTTGGCTGTCAGATCGTTATGACCGAGGCACTGGACGGGCTGGTGGTCGGCCTGCCGGGGACGGCCTTATTGCGATAG
- the crcB gene encoding fluoride efflux transporter CrcB: MNALWVALGGAIGAAARYGIGVGLARASVNFPFGTLAANTLGGLIMGVLVGWLAMRDPVGPALKLFLTTGILGGFTTFSTFSLETVMLYDRKPMLAIVYVGASVALSIAACVLGLRMMRGA; the protein is encoded by the coding sequence ATGAACGCACTCTGGGTGGCGCTGGGCGGCGCGATCGGCGCGGCGGCGCGATATGGAATCGGCGTCGGCCTTGCGCGCGCGAGCGTGAATTTTCCCTTCGGTACGCTGGCCGCGAACACCCTTGGCGGTCTGATCATGGGGGTTCTGGTCGGGTGGCTGGCGATGCGCGATCCTGTCGGCCCGGCGCTGAAGCTGTTTTTAACCACGGGCATACTGGGCGGGTTTACGACTTTTTCCACCTTCTCGCTTGAAACGGTGATGCTGTACGACCGCAAGCCGATGCTTGCGATTGTTTATGTCGGCGCCAGCGTCGCCCTGTCCATCGCGGCCTGCGTGCTGGGATTAAGGATGATGCGCGGCGCATGA
- a CDS encoding cysteine desulfurase produces the protein MIYLDHNATTPIRPDAQDALVSALTEVGNASSVHAAGRRARGVVEAARRDVAALCGVEAKQVIFTSGATEANNTVLRTYQGPVFASAIEHPSVIEATDAQIIPVSKNGIVDLAALERMLEHTNRALVSVMWVNNETGVIQPVEDIAALCRRAGALFHCDAVQAAGRVPVSMVADYLTLSAHKIGGPQGVGALVVAPKAPPVRLIYGGGQERRQRAGTENVAGIAGFGAAARDALAGLAGFAALASWRNAIESALAGIHVFGTGAPRVANTSCFALRGVNADTQLMALDLAGICVSSGSACSSGSVKPSHVLAAMGADSALSACALRVSLGWTTTQAEIDAFIAAWQKLAAQWVRAA, from the coding sequence ATGATCTACCTTGACCATAACGCCACCACGCCGATCCGCCCGGATGCGCAGGACGCACTTGTATCCGCGCTTACGGAAGTCGGCAACGCATCATCCGTCCATGCCGCCGGGCGCAGGGCGCGCGGCGTGGTTGAAGCCGCGCGCCGCGATGTTGCCGCCCTGTGCGGCGTGGAGGCCAAGCAGGTGATTTTCACCAGCGGCGCGACCGAGGCCAACAACACCGTCCTGCGCACCTATCAGGGACCGGTTTTCGCCTCGGCGATCGAACATCCCTCCGTGATTGAGGCCACGGACGCGCAAATCATCCCCGTTTCAAAAAACGGTATCGTCGACCTTGCGGCGCTGGAGCGGATGCTTGAACACACAAACCGCGCCCTTGTATCGGTGATGTGGGTCAACAACGAAACCGGCGTCATCCAACCGGTGGAAGATATCGCCGCGTTGTGCCGCCGCGCGGGTGCACTGTTCCATTGCGACGCGGTGCAGGCGGCGGGTCGCGTTCCGGTTTCCATGGTCGCCGATTACCTGACCCTGTCGGCGCACAAGATCGGCGGGCCGCAGGGCGTGGGGGCTCTGGTCGTCGCACCCAAGGCACCACCCGTCAGGCTGATATACGGCGGCGGGCAGGAACGCCGACAGCGCGCAGGCACTGAAAACGTCGCGGGTATCGCCGGGTTCGGCGCCGCCGCGCGGGACGCGCTGGCCGGGTTGGCCGGTTTCGCCGCGCTCGCGTCCTGGCGCAACGCGATCGAATCCGCGCTGGCCGGCATCCATGTTTTCGGCACAGGCGCGCCACGTGTCGCCAATACCAGTTGTTTCGCACTGCGCGGCGTGAACGCCGATACGCAGCTGATGGCACTCGACCTTGCGGGCATTTGCGTGTCCTCCGGCTCCGCGTGTTCGTCGGGGTCGGTCAAGCCCTCGCACGTACTGGCCGCTATGGGCGCCGACAGCGCGCTTTCGGCGTGCGCTCTGCGCGTCAGTCTGGGCTGGACGACGACGCAGGCCGAAATCGACGCATTCATTGCGGCGTGGCAAAAGCTGGCCGCGCAATGGGTGCGGGCCGCATGA
- a CDS encoding replication-associated recombination protein A encodes MPQTRPLFASMKDEVRPLADRLRPRTLDDVVGQDHLLGPGAPLRTMAEKHALTSMILWGPPGCGKTTLARILAEGSGLSFVQLSAIFSGVAELRKVFEQAKAQAEQGRKTLLFVDEIHRFNKAQQDAFLPYVEDGTILLVGATTENPSFELNAALLSRACVFILNRLDDAALEQIIARAQATLGRTLQFADEARRSLKAMADGDGRFLLNMIEQIAAQTKPGETIDAERLGTLVQRRAPLYDKSDEGHYNLISALHKSVRGSDPDAALYWFCRMLAGGEDPHFIARRMTRMAVEDIGLASPQALPLCIAAWQAYERLGSPEGELALAEALLYLASAPKSVATYKAYGAARRAAKDHGSLMPPAHILNAPTKLMQEIGYGQDYVYDPDTEDGFSGQNYFPDGMRRETFYNPPGQGFEKDIRARIENWARMRAQKQKAGKA; translated from the coding sequence ATGCCGCAGACCCGACCGCTTTTCGCATCAATGAAGGACGAAGTACGCCCGCTGGCCGACCGGCTGCGCCCGCGCACGCTTGATGACGTGGTGGGACAGGACCATCTGCTTGGTCCCGGCGCGCCGTTGCGGACCATGGCCGAAAAGCACGCGCTGACCTCGATGATCCTGTGGGGGCCGCCGGGTTGCGGCAAAACCACGCTTGCGCGCATTCTGGCCGAAGGGTCGGGGCTGTCCTTCGTGCAGTTATCGGCGATTTTTTCGGGCGTGGCGGAATTGCGCAAGGTGTTCGAACAAGCGAAGGCGCAGGCCGAGCAAGGACGCAAGACACTGTTGTTTGTCGACGAAATCCATCGTTTCAACAAGGCGCAGCAGGATGCGTTTTTGCCTTATGTCGAGGACGGGACCATCCTTCTGGTCGGCGCGACCACGGAAAATCCGTCCTTTGAACTCAACGCCGCTTTGCTTTCGCGCGCATGTGTGTTCATCCTCAATCGCCTTGACGATGCGGCGCTTGAGCAGATCATCGCGCGGGCGCAGGCCACGCTTGGCCGTACGCTGCAATTCGCGGACGAGGCGCGGCGCAGCCTCAAGGCCATGGCGGACGGCGACGGGCGGTTCCTGCTTAACATGATCGAACAGATCGCGGCGCAAACGAAACCCGGCGAAACAATCGACGCCGAGCGACTGGGCACACTGGTGCAGCGGCGCGCGCCCCTTTACGACAAGTCGGACGAAGGGCATTACAACCTGATCTCGGCCCTGCACAAATCGGTGCGCGGGTCGGACCCGGACGCCGCGCTGTACTGGTTTTGCCGGATGCTTGCGGGGGGCGAGGACCCGCATTTCATCGCGCGGCGCATGACCCGCATGGCGGTCGAGGATATCGGTCTTGCCAGCCCGCAGGCCCTGCCGCTGTGCATCGCGGCATGGCAGGCCTATGAACGGCTGGGCAGCCCGGAAGGGGAACTGGCGCTGGCCGAGGCGCTGTTATACCTGGCGAGCGCGCCCAAATCGGTCGCGACCTACAAGGCCTATGGCGCGGCGCGGCGCGCGGCGAAGGATCACGGATCGCTGATGCCACCCGCGCATATCCTGAATGCGCCCACCAAGCTGATGCAGGAAATCGGATACGGGCAGGATTACGTCTATGACCCGGACACCGAAGACGGGTTTTCCGGACAGAATTACTTTCCCGACGGCATGAGGCGCGAAACGTTCTATAATCCACCCGGACAGGGGTTTGAAAAGGACATCCGCGCGCGGATCGAAAACTGGGCGCGGATGCGCGCGCAAAAACAGAAAGCGGGGAAGGCATGA
- a CDS encoding response regulator, which produces MSLPPWRPFLYGVAFRRYAFALVVALVAIAGACTPVRALASDAESNLSSSAVPTVNSTLILNDRQNVYDAMPFLYHTRDISGDLGMREVYFRHRNNLRGERMAATPLNLSFDPVPHWIVMDIVNSSHQSDWVFDFGTLGAGRAGLAAQIMVLDGGRGAILADTMPDSEAPRLHGHAVPLKLQPGQQMTLILYVVPTDHSPFLIAPRVVSAETLIADTDDDSSGFAGKAASDALPVDIVLVLMAGAAIFFMGGMFMRRGAGFFPHALYFLTQGAWFWLSLNAVQAGIPGAAQVPGVALAGGGLLALAVTQSVVAAQDGEAGDSIILYICASFVVLAIMSFVFIVPQNTVMRMGVIGFATVLAYVVAAGKALMVSRDMRTCGTITGLTWLIVLAVNALPYLAALGTLPALPAFLHAPAIAMPLVCVMMVLSGATYMRAANIAMVREILRQAQRAQNISRLKQSKESADQARLLRVIEREREIMEDLRAREAERTEEMRMAKISADEANRAKSAFLAVVSHEIRTPMTGIMGMVRLLLDTQMSREQRDYTQTIQDSGDAMLALLNDILDFSKIEGGGMTLEVIDFDLHRVVHSVAMLMNGHATQRGIYLHTEIDADCPRFVKGDPTRLRQVFLNMVGNAIKFTQRGGVTIRLKAGDASMLPIDKATQLPIVCAVEDTGIGISEEAQKNLFSPFSQADSSIARKFGGTGLGLAICKRLIEAMDSQIELKSVEGQGTTFSFTLILPAGDQKRALAEGGTGDAHVPGNLAKPMEILVVDDNAVNRKVMQGLLARDGHRVTAAASGKEALDILAQKPFQLMFLDIEMPEMNGLEVMERIAGGTDARARETPVVALTGNVSEEDRLRYKTAGMCDTLAKPIDPERLRHVVLAYGQPATPRPMPPDGGKPVMFDLSEDELEEDSFADSVEFAPAASHDTGATHGYTPQPQEFDTAPVQPNVANPPAANALDDTLFNAGAIVSLRQSLGERQLQEMLEGVFAHNKSVVPTMQTAFNEGDKETLRGCAHELKGMNGNFGLKAIAAVAETIERACRHGDMPFEQLDALVFEQLPDLIVRSEQALKTR; this is translated from the coding sequence ATGTCCCTGCCCCCATGGCGGCCCTTCCTGTACGGGGTCGCGTTTCGCCGCTACGCATTCGCCCTTGTCGTGGCGTTGGTTGCAATCGCGGGTGCGTGCACGCCTGTACGCGCGCTTGCGTCCGATGCCGAGTCCAATCTTTCATCCTCGGCCGTACCGACCGTCAATTCCACGCTGATCCTGAACGACCGGCAGAACGTCTATGACGCGATGCCTTTCCTTTACCATACGCGCGACATTTCCGGCGACCTTGGCATGCGCGAGGTCTATTTCCGCCACCGGAACAATCTGCGCGGCGAACGGATGGCCGCCACGCCCCTGAATCTTAGCTTCGATCCGGTGCCGCACTGGATCGTCATGGACATCGTCAATTCCTCGCACCAGAGCGACTGGGTTTTCGATTTCGGGACGCTGGGCGCAGGGCGCGCCGGGCTGGCCGCGCAAATCATGGTTCTGGACGGCGGGCGCGGTGCGATCTTGGCCGACACTATGCCGGATAGCGAGGCGCCCCGTCTGCACGGCCATGCTGTGCCGCTCAAGCTCCAGCCGGGTCAGCAGATGACGCTGATCCTGTATGTCGTGCCAACCGACCATTCGCCGTTTCTGATCGCGCCGCGCGTCGTATCGGCGGAAACGCTGATCGCGGATACGGACGACGATTCAAGCGGGTTCGCGGGCAAGGCGGCATCAGATGCCCTGCCGGTGGATATCGTTCTGGTGTTGATGGCCGGCGCGGCGATATTTTTCATGGGCGGCATGTTCATGCGGCGCGGGGCCGGGTTTTTCCCGCACGCCTTGTATTTCCTGACGCAGGGCGCATGGTTCTGGCTGAGCCTCAACGCTGTGCAGGCCGGCATTCCCGGCGCGGCGCAGGTGCCGGGCGTCGCACTGGCGGGCGGCGGGCTGCTTGCGCTTGCGGTCACGCAATCCGTCGTCGCGGCGCAGGACGGCGAGGCGGGCGACAGCATCATCCTTTATATCTGCGCCAGTTTCGTTGTCCTGGCGATCATGTCCTTCGTGTTCATCGTGCCGCAAAACACCGTGATGCGCATGGGCGTCATCGGCTTCGCCACGGTGCTGGCCTATGTCGTGGCGGCGGGCAAGGCGTTGATGGTCAGCCGCGACATGCGGACCTGCGGCACCATCACCGGGTTGACATGGCTGATCGTCCTTGCGGTCAACGCACTGCCGTATCTGGCGGCGCTGGGCACGCTGCCCGCCCTGCCCGCCTTCCTGCACGCGCCCGCGATCGCCATGCCGCTGGTCTGCGTGATGATGGTGCTTTCCGGTGCGACCTATATGCGTGCCGCGAATATCGCGATGGTGCGCGAGATTTTGCGGCAGGCGCAGCGTGCGCAGAACATCTCGCGCCTTAAACAAAGCAAGGAATCGGCCGATCAGGCGCGGCTGCTGCGGGTGATTGAGCGCGAGCGCGAGATCATGGAAGATCTGCGCGCGCGCGAGGCGGAGCGCACCGAGGAAATGCGCATGGCCAAAATTTCCGCGGACGAGGCGAACCGCGCCAAATCCGCCTTTCTGGCCGTGGTCAGCCATGAGATCCGCACCCCGATGACCGGCATCATGGGCATGGTGCGCCTGCTGCTTGATACGCAGATGAGCCGCGAACAGCGCGACTATACCCAGACCATCCAGGATTCGGGCGATGCGATGCTCGCGCTGCTCAACGACATTCTCGATTTCTCGAAAATCGAGGGCGGCGGCATGACGCTGGAGGTTATCGATTTCGACCTGCACCGCGTGGTCCATTCGGTAGCGATGCTGATGAACGGGCACGCGACGCAGCGCGGCATCTATCTGCATACCGAGATCGACGCCGACTGCCCGCGATTCGTCAAAGGCGACCCCACACGGCTGCGGCAGGTGTTTTTGAACATGGTCGGCAACGCGATCAAGTTCACCCAACGCGGCGGCGTGACCATCCGCCTGAAGGCCGGGGACGCGTCGATGCTGCCGATCGACAAGGCCACGCAACTACCCATCGTGTGCGCGGTAGAAGACACGGGCATCGGCATTTCGGAAGAAGCACAGAAAAATCTGTTCAGCCCGTTCAGCCAGGCGGATTCGTCGATCGCGCGCAAATTCGGCGGCACCGGCCTCGGCCTTGCGATCTGCAAGCGTCTGATCGAGGCGATGGACAGCCAGATCGAGCTGAAATCGGTGGAGGGACAAGGCACGACATTTTCCTTCACGCTGATCCTCCCCGCAGGCGACCAGAAACGGGCGCTGGCCGAAGGCGGTACCGGCGATGCCCATGTTCCGGGCAATCTGGCCAAACCAATGGAAATTCTGGTCGTCGACGACAACGCGGTCAACCGCAAGGTGATGCAGGGTCTGCTTGCACGCGACGGGCACCGCGTCACCGCTGCCGCTTCGGGCAAGGAGGCTCTCGACATTCTTGCGCAAAAGCCGTTCCAGCTGATGTTCCTGGATATCGAGATGCCCGAAATGAACGGGCTGGAGGTCATGGAGCGCATCGCGGGCGGCACGGATGCGCGGGCGCGGGAAACGCCGGTGGTGGCGTTGACCGGCAATGTCAGCGAGGAAGACAGGCTGCGCTATAAAACCGCGGGGATGTGCGACACGCTGGCCAAGCCGATCGACCCGGAACGTTTACGACATGTCGTTCTGGCCTATGGCCAACCAGCCACGCCGCGCCCAATGCCGCCAGACGGCGGGAAGCCGGTAATGTTCGATTTGTCGGAGGACGAACTGGAAGAAGACAGTTTCGCCGATTCGGTCGAATTCGCCCCCGCGGCTTCACATGATACGGGCGCAACGCATGGATACACCCCGCAGCCACAAGAGTTCGATACCGCGCCCGTTCAACCGAACGTCGCAAACCCGCCCGCCGCAAACGCGCTTGATGACACGCTGTTCAACGCGGGTGCGATCGTATCCTTGCGTCAATCTTTGGGAGAGCGCCAATTGCAGGAAATGCTGGAAGGCGTTTTCGCGCACAACAAGAGCGTAGTGCCGACGATGCAGACCGCGTTCAACGAAGGCGACAAGGAAACGCTGCGTGGGTGCGCGCATGAACTTAAAGGTATGAACGGCAATTTCGGCCTCAAGGCCATCGCCGCCGTGGCGGAAACCATTGAGCGCGCCTGCCGGCACGGCGACATGCCCTTCGAACAGCTTGACGCGCTGGTGTTCGAGCAGTTGCCCGATTTGATCGTACGCAGCGAACAAGCGCTTAAAACACGTTAG
- a CDS encoding RluA family pseudouridine synthase, with protein MSIVQPDDDGQRLDRWLKKNHPQIPFGQVQKLLRTGQVRVDGKRVKPDTRLKQGQDVRLPPALSNSKVAAKTVAGKDATMLRKLVIHEDEDLIAINKPAGLAVQGGPGITRHIDGMLGALAGANGVRPRLVHRLDRDTSGVLLLARSAEVARRLGAAFAGRDVEKIYIALTCPGPAQDSGRVDAALAKGQSGGALEKMMPDDAAGRAAITDYRVLARGGMTAGGAPALVEFHPLTGRTHQIRVHAALLGAPLWGDRKYGARVGDRFYLHARELRLTHPKTGAALVLKAALPPDFQARARALGLSLKVPAKIQTWAD; from the coding sequence ATGAGCATCGTACAACCCGACGACGACGGGCAGCGGCTGGACCGCTGGCTGAAAAAGAACCACCCGCAGATTCCGTTCGGGCAGGTGCAGAAGCTTTTGCGCACCGGGCAGGTGCGCGTCGACGGCAAGCGCGTCAAACCAGATACCCGTCTGAAACAGGGGCAGGATGTGCGCCTGCCGCCCGCGCTGAGCAACAGCAAAGTCGCGGCCAAAACCGTGGCGGGCAAGGATGCGACGATGCTGCGCAAGCTCGTGATCCACGAGGACGAGGATCTGATCGCGATCAACAAACCCGCAGGGCTTGCGGTGCAAGGCGGGCCGGGCATCACACGGCATATCGACGGGATGCTGGGCGCGCTGGCCGGGGCGAACGGGGTGCGTCCGCGTCTGGTCCACAGGCTGGACCGCGACACGTCCGGGGTTTTGCTGCTTGCCCGCTCGGCCGAGGTCGCGCGGCGGCTGGGTGCCGCGTTCGCGGGGCGGGACGTTGAAAAAATCTATATCGCACTGACCTGTCCCGGTCCGGCGCAGGATTCGGGCCGCGTCGATGCGGCGCTGGCCAAGGGCCAATCCGGCGGTGCGCTGGAAAAAATGATGCCGGACGACGCGGCCGGGCGCGCCGCGATCACCGATTATCGCGTGCTGGCGCGCGGCGGCATGACCGCCGGCGGTGCGCCCGCGCTGGTCGAATTCCACCCTTTGACCGGGCGCACGCACCAGATCCGCGTCCATGCCGCGCTTTTGGGCGCGCCTTTATGGGGCGACCGCAAATACGGCGCGCGGGTGGGCGATCGGTTTTATCTGCACGCGCGCGAATTGCGCCTGACCCACCCTAAAACCGGCGCGGCTCTGGTGCTTAAGGCCGCGCTACCGCCCGATTTTCAGGCCCGCGCACGGGCGCTCGGCCTGTCGCTCAAAGTCCCGGCCAAGATCCAAACGTGGGCGGATTAG
- a CDS encoding alpha/beta hydrolase → MPEVIINGPAGRIEGRYTHSKLPNAPLALVLHPHPEHGGTMNNKIAYSLHQIFVARGFSTLRFNFRGVGKSQGDHDKGEGELSDAAAALDWMQALNPNAPYVWVGGFAFGAWIGMQLLMRRPEIRGFISVTPPANVYDFSFLAPCPTSGLIIHGANDDMVQPQPVQKLVDKLRMQKGIKIDHRMVDGANHFFKNRMGELVEAVHDHMNLAQAGRTVDPIRMAELLLAEAA, encoded by the coding sequence ATGCCTGAAGTTATCATTAACGGTCCCGCAGGCCGCATCGAAGGCCGATACACCCACTCCAAACTGCCCAACGCGCCATTGGCGCTGGTACTGCACCCCCATCCGGAACACGGGGGTACGATGAACAACAAAATCGCTTACTCCTTGCACCAGATATTTGTGGCGCGCGGTTTTTCAACCCTGCGTTTCAATTTCCGTGGCGTGGGCAAAAGCCAGGGCGACCACGACAAGGGCGAAGGTGAACTTTCCGATGCTGCCGCCGCGCTCGACTGGATGCAGGCGCTCAACCCCAACGCGCCCTACGTCTGGGTCGGTGGCTTTGCGTTCGGTGCGTGGATCGGGATGCAGCTTTTGATGCGCCGCCCGGAAATTCGCGGATTTATCTCGGTAACGCCGCCCGCCAATGTCTATGACTTCAGCTTTCTCGCCCCGTGCCCGACATCGGGCCTGATCATCCACGGCGCGAATGACGACATGGTCCAGCCCCAGCCGGTACAAAAACTGGTGGATAAGCTGCGCATGCAAAAAGGCATCAAGATCGACCACCGCATGGTCGATGGCGCGAACCATTTCTTCAAAAACCGCATGGGTGAGCTGGTTGAGGCGGTGCACGACCACATGAATCTGGCTCAGGCCGGGCGCACGGTCGATCCGATCCGCATGGCGGAGCTGTTGTTGGCCGAGGCGGCCTAA